Genomic window (Gemmatimonadaceae bacterium):
GCGCAACCTGCACAAGATCAACAATTTCACCGACGCCGATGAGACGCCGTATCCGTTCATCGAGTGCGTGCAGACGATCTTCAACGTCAACGGCAAGAACGCGCCGCTGACGCCGGGAGCGAAGCTCGAGTACGAGATGCCCGACATGTACGGCCGTCCCTGGGCGAAGATCTGGAGCGAGAACTTCGAGCAGGGCATGACGAAACCCGAGGACACGTCCGAGGACCTGTTCGATTTCAGTAACAACAAGTAGCGCGCTCGGCGCTCACCGCGAACGCGGTACGGGAGAAGATCGATGACGAAGAACAGCAACCTGGGCCCGAGGCTCGCAGCGCTCGCTTTCGCCGTCGCGATTGCGGCGCCGTTGGCGGCGCAGCAAAGCCCACAGATCGACTTTAAGAGCGTCGGACGCGGCGCGCCCGTCTTGGTCGACGCGGCCGCGTTGCCGGTGATCGGCGCTACTTACGGTGGAGGCTTCGGAGGTCCACCGCCAAACCCAGGCAACCCAGGGAACGTGGGCAACCAAGGGAACGCCGGAAACCAGGGAAACCGCGGTGCCGCGGCGAACCAAGGAGCTCCGCCGCCGAGGCAGTTCATCGGCTCGGCGCCGCCCGGCCAGACGCCGAAAGGCATCGAGCCGCTGCCGCGCGATATGTTCACGTCGGACGACTTCTATAAAGACAAGGACCTCTGGTCCGATCCGCGCTACTGGCGCTGCAACTCGACGGTCGCGATCGAAGACAGCTGGACCGCCCGCGGCGCGATCGGCGACAAGGGTCCTGGCACGATGGGCTGGGGACTTTGCGACAGCGACTATCCGCGCGAAGCGATCGTGAGCCCGTATCCGTTCAAGACGGCGCAGGCGCACTGGGAAGCGCTGAAAGCCGAGACGGCGAAGCGCGGCGGACCGACGCAGCACACGTACGCGACGGTACCCGGCGAGTGGACGGGTCGCTACGGCCGCGGCTTCGGCGAGACCTGGTATAACGCGCGCAAGATGCAGGTCTCGACGATGATGTCGCTGCTGACGCCGAAGTATCAGCAGTACCTCGCGCAGGAGACCTATCACCAGGGCAACACGAACGTCGCGCACTGGCAGTCGCAGTACTGCTGGCCCGAGGGGTTCATGCGGCGCTGGCATGCGGCCGCCGTTCGCGACCACTACATCACGGTGACGCCGCAGCAGGTCCAGCTCATGGCCGGCGTCGCGCGCAACTTCATCACGAATATCCTCATCGGCCGCGAGTTCGACATGTCGGGTGCGACGCCGCGGCTCGGGGCCGATGTGCCGCGCTGGTACGGCGAGACGATCGGCTTCTGGGACAAGGACACGTTGATCACGTGGACGTCGAACGTCGTCGGCTGGAAGGTCCATGCCGGGTTCGAGTACTCGAACAAGATGCAGACGATCGAGATCTACTCGCCGAATCACGACGCGTCCGGCAAGTTCGTGGGCCTTAATCACGAGGCGATCTTCTACGACGAGGACGCGCTCGTGGAGCCGATCCGCATCGTGCGCAACTTCACGAAATCCGGCGAGCTCACGGACGACGCGCCGTACGTCTTCATCGAGTGCGTGCAGACGATCTTTCCGGTCAACGGCAAGGCGACGCCGTTGCCGCCCGGCAGCCACTTCGAGTACGAGGTGCTCGACATGTTTGGCCGGCCGTGGGGCCACCTCTGGGAAGAGTATTACGAGAAGAACATGCAGCGGCCCGACGAAGAGGACATCTTCAACTTCGAAACTCCGCAGCAGTAGCGCGGCCCGGCGCTCGTGCCGCGCGGAATGAGGTTGCGCGTGACTAGTTGCTGGATCGCAGTCGGCGCTGTTGCCGGCGCAAGCATCGCGCCGATGGCGGGCGCGCAACTGCCGGCCGCGGACGATGCGATGACGCTGGCGCGCGAGCTCGTCGCCAAGGTCGAGCAGACCGACGGGTGTGACCTGTCGCTGCACGGGGTGCCGCGGCTCGACGAGTTGACGAATCGCTGGCTGGTCGCTTACTCCGGCGTCGGCCCAGCCTGTGACGACCTCGGCGCGGCGCTACAGCGCGTGGGCCTGGAGGCGGAGATTTCCTTCTATCGCCGACCCAATGACGACGAGCTCATGGCGCTGATCGGCCGGATGCGGGCGTCGGTTCGACAGGGCTACGCCTGCCAGATCGTGTTCAAAGGCGACCCGCAGTTCGACGACGAGTCGGATCTCTGGAACGTGCGCTACTACGCGTCCGGTGAACAGTGCGAGGACGCGAGCGACGAGCTCGAGCGCCAAGGCAAGACGCTGAGGGTAGCGTTCCGCCGCGTGCGTTAGACTCTGCAACCGCCGCTCCACCCTAGGTATCTATTGCGGCAATGCTCCACGACCTGCGCTTCGCGCTCAGAGTCTTACTGAAGAACCGCGCGTTCTCGGCGGTCGTCGTCGTCACGATGGCGCTCGGCATCGGCGTCAACACGGCGATCTTCACGATCATCAATTCCGTTCTATTCAAGGGGATGCCGTTCCCCAATCCCGGCGAGATTGCGTTCATCTCGACGAATCGCGGCGTCTCGTATGCCGACTTCATCGACTATCGCGAGCAGAGCCGGTCGTTCAAAGGCCTGGGTGCATTCACCAACCTGGGCGCGGATCTCAGCGACGGCGACGTCGCCGCCGAGCGCGTGACCGGCGCCCGGATCACCGCGAACACGTTTTCGCTGCTCGGAGCCGTGCCGCTGGTCGGGAGAGACTTCACGCCGCAAGACGAGCAGGCCGGCGCCGATCGAGTCGTGCTGTTGAGCTACGGTCTATGGCAAACGCGTTACTCCGGCGACGCAGGCATCCTCGGTCGTACGATTCGGATCAATCTCGAGGAATACACGGTGGTGGGCGTGATGCGGCCGGGAGAAGGCTTCCCGCAGGACACGCGCCTCTGGATTCCGTTCGTTTCGAACCCGCTCGCGCTACGGCGCGAAAACCGACAGATGGTCGTATTCGCGCGTCTGGGCGAGGGCATCTCGTACGAGCGTGCCGGAGCCGAGCTGACCGGGATAGTGGACGCGCTGGCGGAGGCGTATCCCGAGACCAACAAGGACCTCGTGCCGAGCGTCGCGCCGTACACGGATCGGGGCACGACGGGGCCGATTCGCGTGATTCTGTATTCGCTGCTCGGCGCCGTCTGCTTCGTGTTGCTGATCGCCTGCGCCAACGTCGCGAACCTGCTGCTGTCGCGCGCGATCCAGCGCACGCGCGAGACTTCGGTCCGCACCGCGATGGGCGCGAGCCGTTGGCGCATCGTGAGGCAACTGCTCGTCGAAAGCGTGATGCTGAGCGTGGTCGGCGGAGTGCTCGGCTTGGGTGTGGGCCTGCTCGGAGTTCGCTGGATCGACGTCGCGACCGTGCCGACCGGGAGGCCGTACTGGCTCGACTTCTCGATGGACTATCGCGTTTTCGCGTACTTCGCGGCCGTCTCGATTTTCACGGGCATCTTGTTCGGCCTCGCACCGGCGCTGCAGATCTCCAAGTCGAACGTCAGCGAGAACTTAAAGGAGGGCGGGCGCAGCGGTAGCAGCGGCAAGCGCGCCGGAAGGATGACGGATGTGTTGCTGGTCGGGCAGATCGGCCTGACGATCGTCTTGCTCGTCGGAGCCGGCTTGATGATTCGCAGCTTCTTGATCACGCAGCAGTTCGATATCGGCGTGGACACCGAGAATCTCATCACCGTGCAGGTGACGCTGCCGGCCTCGCGCTATCCGCAACCGGGCGATCGTCAGGCGTTCCAAGAACGGCTCAAGGAAAGACTCCAGACCGTGCCGGGCGTCGATTCGCTGACGATCGTTTCGCAGGCGCCGGCCGCGGGCGCGCAACAAAGAACGCTGAAGATCGAAGGCCGCGACATGACCGACGCGAACAACCGCCTGCCGACGGTGGCGCGCCTCGTCGTCGAGCCCGACTACTTCGACGCGCTCGACCTCTCCATCGCGCGCGGTCGCCGCTTCACCGAAACGGACGGCGCCCCGGGCTCGGAAGCGGCCATCGTGAACGAGGTGTTCGCGGCGCGCTATTTCGAGAACGGGGACCCGCTCGGGAGCCGCATCCGTCTCGGCGAGGACCTCAGTAGAGGCACGGAGGATCTCGCGGCGCCCTGGCTCACGATCGTCGGCGTCAGCCCGCCGGTGTACCAGCAGAGCCCGACTCAAGAGCTTCGTGTGCAGCCCACAGTCTATGTGCCATTCCGCCAAGAGCCGCCGAACGCCTTCACGGTGCTAGCGCGCAGCCGCTTGGCCGGAGACGCGGTCATTCAGGGCATCCGCAGCGAGCTGCGGCAACTGGACGCGGACCTGCCGCTCTACAACATTCGGACGATGGACGACATCCTCGCGCAGCGAAACTGGCCATATCGGATTTTCGGAACGCTGTTCGGCGCGTTCGCCGTGATCGCACTGCTGATCTCGTCGGTCGGCATCTACGCCGTAACCGCGCACGGCGTCGGCCAGAGGACACAGGAGCTCGGCGTGCGCATGGCGCTCGGCGCAGCGCGGCGCGACATTCTGTGGCTCGTGCTCCGGAAGGGCCTTGTGCGGATCGTCATCGGCATGGTGATCGGGGTCGGCGCGGCCGCGGGCGTGAGTAGAGTGCTCTCATCCGTGCTCGTGAACACGACGTCGACGGACCCGGCGACATTCGTTTCGATCTGCCTGCTGCTCGCGGCCGTGACGCTGCTCGCGTGCTTCGTTCCGGCGCGCCGCGCCACGCGGCTGGATCCCGTGAACGCGCTGCGCACGGAGTGAAGCGGCGGACTAGCTGCGGCTCGCTGGGTCCTGTTGCCGCGCGGTACTCGGTCGACCGCGCCTGCGATGGCGCGAGACCGGCGCCGGCACGGCAGCGTAAACCGCGCGAGTATCCTCGATT
Coding sequences:
- a CDS encoding ABC transporter permease, whose amino-acid sequence is MLHDLRFALRVLLKNRAFSAVVVVTMALGIGVNTAIFTIINSVLFKGMPFPNPGEIAFISTNRGVSYADFIDYREQSRSFKGLGAFTNLGADLSDGDVAAERVTGARITANTFSLLGAVPLVGRDFTPQDEQAGADRVVLLSYGLWQTRYSGDAGILGRTIRINLEEYTVVGVMRPGEGFPQDTRLWIPFVSNPLALRRENRQMVVFARLGEGISYERAGAELTGIVDALAEAYPETNKDLVPSVAPYTDRGTTGPIRVILYSLLGAVCFVLLIACANVANLLLSRAIQRTRETSVRTAMGASRWRIVRQLLVESVMLSVVGGVLGLGVGLLGVRWIDVATVPTGRPYWLDFSMDYRVFAYFAAVSIFTGILFGLAPALQISKSNVSENLKEGGRSGSSGKRAGRMTDVLLVGQIGLTIVLLVGAGLMIRSFLITQQFDIGVDTENLITVQVTLPASRYPQPGDRQAFQERLKERLQTVPGVDSLTIVSQAPAAGAQQRTLKIEGRDMTDANNRLPTVARLVVEPDYFDALDLSIARGRRFTETDGAPGSEAAIVNEVFAARYFENGDPLGSRIRLGEDLSRGTEDLAAPWLTIVGVSPPVYQQSPTQELRVQPTVYVPFRQEPPNAFTVLARSRLAGDAVIQGIRSELRQLDADLPLYNIRTMDDILAQRNWPYRIFGTLFGAFAVIALLISSVGIYAVTAHGVGQRTQELGVRMALGAARRDILWLVLRKGLVRIVIGMVIGVGAAAGVSRVLSSVLVNTTSTDPATFVSICLLLAAVTLLACFVPARRATRLDPVNALRTE